A window from Roseburia sp. 499 encodes these proteins:
- a CDS encoding DegV family protein, which yields MSNYIISTDNTTDLPKEYIEEHKLPLLYMPYILNGETYDGDHELPVKDFYRAMQEGALPTTTQVNPDTAKNLFQRLMDEHDCDILHLAFSSGLSGTYNSCRLAAQELEEENAPHKVIVIDTLCASMGEGLLVHKALENQKNGMSLEENAKWIEEHKLNLVHVFTVDDLNHLYRGGRVSKTAAVVGTMISLKPILHVDDEGHLIPVSKCRGRKKSLMALLDYMDEHMGSYRDKNDIVFISHSDALEDAQFLASEVEKRFGISKSLINYIGPTIGAHTGVGTVTLFFMGDER from the coding sequence ATGAGTAACTATATCATTTCAACAGATAATACCACAGACCTTCCCAAGGAATATATTGAAGAACACAAGCTACCTTTATTGTATATGCCATATATTCTAAACGGAGAAACCTATGACGGAGACCATGAGCTTCCGGTTAAGGACTTTTACCGTGCTATGCAAGAAGGCGCTCTGCCTACTACAACTCAGGTAAATCCTGACACTGCCAAGAATTTATTTCAGCGGCTTATGGACGAGCACGACTGTGATATTTTGCATCTTGCCTTTTCCTCTGGCTTAAGCGGTACATACAACAGTTGCCGTCTGGCTGCTCAGGAGTTGGAAGAAGAAAATGCACCACATAAGGTAATTGTCATCGATACCCTGTGTGCTTCTATGGGTGAAGGACTTTTGGTTCACAAGGCTTTAGAAAATCAGAAAAACGGAATGTCTTTAGAAGAAAATGCAAAATGGATTGAAGAACATAAATTAAATTTAGTACATGTTTTCACTGTGGATGATTTAAATCATCTTTACAGAGGTGGACGAGTATCTAAGACCGCTGCTGTAGTCGGAACTATGATAAGCCTAAAACCAATTCTCCATGTAGACGATGAAGGACATCTGATTCCGGTTTCTAAATGTCGTGGCCGCAAGAAGTCCTTAATGGCGCTATTGGACTATATGGATGAGCATATGGGCAGCTACCGAGATAAAAATGACATTGTTTTCATCAGTCACAGTGATGCTCTGGAAGATGCTCAATTCTTAGCTTCCGAAGTGGAGAAACGTTTTGGCATTTCTAAATCCTTAATTAATTACATTGGACCTACCATCGGTGCCCATACCGGTGTGGGAACTGTGACGCTGTTCTTTATGGGTGACGAAAGATAA
- a CDS encoding ribonucleoside triphosphate reductase has protein sequence MIYVVKRDGQIADFDLKKITAAIGKAFEATQKEYTEDILNLLSLRVTAKFQDKIEKREIHVEDIQDSVEAVLEQAGYTEVAKAYILYRKQREKMRNIKSTILDYKDIVNSYVKVEDWRVKENSTVTYSVGGLILSNSGAVTANYWLSEIYDEEIAEAHRNADIHIHDLSMLTGYCAGWSLKQLIQEGLGGISGKITSAPAKHLSVLCNQMVNFLGIMQNEWAGAQAFSSFDTYLSPFVKADNLEYAQVKKCIESFIYGVNTPSRWGTQAPFSNITLDWTVPNDLAELPAIVGGKEMDFKYKDCKKEMDMVNKAFLEVMIEGDANGRGFQYPIPTYSITRDFDWSDTENNCLLFEMTSKYGTPYFSNYINSDMEPSDVRSMCCRLRLDLRELRKKSGGFFGSGESTGSVGVVTINMPRIAYLAKDEEDFYKRLDRMMDISARSLKTKRGVITKLLDEGLYPYTKRYLGTFDNHFSTIGLIGMNEVGLNAKWLKADLTSEKTQQFTKDVLNHMRERLSDYQEEYGDLYNLEATPAESTTYRLAKHDKEKYPDIITAGKEKDTPYYTNSSHLPVDYTEDIFDALDIQDELQTLYTSGTVFHAFLGEKLPNWKSAANLVRKIAENYKLPYYTLSPTYSICKKHGYIVGEHFTCPTCGEKAEVYSRITGYYRPVQNWNDGKLQEYKNRRNYDMERSSLKRVPANIVTISKDEVKVEQQESIKYLFTTKTCPNCAIAKEMLSKEQYVLIDAEENAELAQKYGVMQAPTLVVISGDKTQKYVNASNIQKYVNMG, from the coding sequence ATGATTTATGTGGTAAAGCGTGATGGACAGATTGCAGATTTTGATTTGAAAAAAATTACAGCTGCAATCGGAAAGGCATTTGAGGCAACGCAGAAAGAATATACAGAGGATATTCTGAATCTGTTGTCTCTGCGAGTTACTGCAAAATTTCAGGATAAGATTGAAAAGAGAGAAATTCATGTAGAAGATATTCAGGATAGTGTGGAGGCGGTTTTGGAGCAGGCAGGCTATACGGAGGTTGCCAAGGCTTATATTTTGTATCGGAAGCAGCGGGAAAAGATGCGTAATATCAAATCGACAATTCTGGATTATAAAGATATCGTAAACAGTTATGTTAAGGTAGAAGACTGGCGCGTAAAGGAGAATTCTACCGTGACTTATTCGGTGGGAGGGTTGATTTTAAGTAATTCCGGTGCAGTGACAGCTAATTACTGGCTGTCAGAGATATATGATGAGGAGATTGCGGAAGCGCACAGGAATGCGGATATTCATATTCATGATTTATCCATGTTGACCGGATATTGTGCCGGATGGTCTTTGAAACAGTTGATACAGGAAGGATTAGGTGGTATTTCCGGTAAGATTACTTCTGCTCCGGCAAAGCATTTGTCGGTATTGTGCAATCAAATGGTAAATTTCTTAGGAATCATGCAAAATGAATGGGCCGGAGCACAGGCATTTTCTTCTTTTGATACTTATTTGTCACCCTTTGTCAAGGCGGATAATCTAGAGTATGCACAGGTGAAAAAGTGTATTGAATCTTTTATTTATGGTGTAAATACACCAAGCCGTTGGGGAACGCAGGCACCATTTTCCAATATTACCTTAGATTGGACGGTTCCGAATGATTTGGCAGAACTTCCGGCAATTGTTGGCGGAAAAGAAATGGACTTTAAATATAAAGACTGCAAGAAAGAAATGGATATGGTGAATAAGGCATTTCTGGAAGTTATGATTGAAGGAGACGCCAATGGAAGAGGATTTCAGTACCCTATTCCGACTTATTCTATTACCCGTGATTTTGATTGGTCTGATACAGAGAATAATTGTCTGCTATTTGAAATGACATCAAAGTACGGAACACCATATTTTTCTAATTATATTAACAGTGATATGGAGCCGAGTGATGTACGTTCCATGTGTTGTCGTTTGCGTTTGGATTTGAGGGAACTAAGGAAGAAATCCGGTGGGTTCTTCGGTTCAGGCGAAAGCACCGGTTCTGTGGGAGTTGTTACCATCAATATGCCAAGAATTGCATACCTGGCAAAGGATGAGGAAGATTTTTATAAGCGCCTTGACCGAATGATGGATATTTCCGCCCGTTCTTTGAAGACGAAGCGTGGAGTGATTACGAAACTATTGGACGAAGGTTTGTATCCATATACTAAGAGATACTTAGGAACCTTTGATAATCATTTTTCTACTATTGGTCTCATTGGAATGAACGAGGTTGGATTGAATGCAAAATGGTTAAAAGCAGATTTAACAAGTGAGAAAACACAGCAATTTACAAAAGATGTGCTGAATCATATGAGGGAACGTTTGTCAGACTATCAGGAAGAGTATGGAGATTTGTATAATCTGGAAGCAACTCCGGCGGAATCTACAACTTACCGTTTGGCAAAGCATGATAAGGAAAAATATCCGGATATTATCACTGCAGGCAAAGAGAAAGATACACCATATTACACCAATAGTTCTCATTTACCGGTAGATTATACGGAAGATATTTTTGATGCGTTGGATATTCAAGATGAACTTCAGACACTGTATACGTCCGGTACGGTATTTCATGCGTTTTTAGGAGAAAAGCTTCCAAATTGGAAATCTGCGGCAAACTTGGTGCGTAAAATCGCGGAGAACTACAAGTTGCCCTATTACACGTTGTCACCGACTTATTCCATTTGTAAAAAGCATGGTTACATTGTAGGAGAGCATTTTACCTGTCCGACTTGCGGAGAAAAGGCGGAGGTATACAGTCGTATTACCGGATATTATCGTCCGGTGCAGAATTGGAATGACGGAAAGTTGCAGGAATACAAGAACCGAAGAAATTACGATATGGAACGTTCCAGTTTAAAGAGAGTTCCGGCAAATATAGTTACTATTTCCAAGGATGAGGTAAAGGTAGAACAACAGGAAAGTATAAAATACTTATTTACTACCAAAACCTGTCCGAACTGTGCGATTGCAAAGGAAATGTTATCTAAGGAGCAGTATGTATTGATAGATGCAGAGGAAAATGCAGAACTTGCACAGAAGTATGGGGTAATGCAGGCACCTACTCTTGTAGTAATATCCGGGGATAAGACACAAAAATATGTCAATGCCTCTAATATACAAAAATATGTGAATATGGGATGA
- the abc-f gene encoding ribosomal protection-like ABC-F family protein, producing the protein MSRIDVSNLTFYYEGSYENIFENASFQIDTDWKLGFIGRNGRGKTTFLNLLLGKYEYTGTISKSVEFDYFPYEVKDKTRQTIEIVEEIYPQYEFWELCREWSYLKGTDDVWFRPFDTLSHGEQTKVLLVVLFLKENHFLLIDESTNHLDMETRQVVCDYLKRKKGFILVSHDRTFLDGCIDHVLSINKNNIEVVAGNFSSWWENKQRQDAFELAENEKLKKDIRRLTAAARQAENWADNVESTKIGKKSFKYEKCIDTRAYVGEKSRRMQSRRKNLERRREAEIEEKSKLLKNIESQEEIRLVQAKHHKELLVEAKDLTLRYGEKEVCSGISFELHQGDCLVLEGHNGCGKSSVIRAILKVTETAQEKQTSESLERLQMDGKLELASGLKISYVSQDTSYLQGKLQDYIIQEKIDETLFKQFLRKMDFARSHFEKRMEEFSEGQKKKVLLARSLCDQAHVYIWDEPLNFIDIFSRMQLEELILKYRPTMILVEHDRTFVERVGTKIIKM; encoded by the coding sequence ATGTCCAGAATAGATGTAAGTAATTTAACGTTTTATTATGAAGGAAGTTATGAAAATATTTTTGAAAATGCGTCTTTCCAGATTGATACAGATTGGAAACTGGGATTTATCGGGAGAAACGGAAGAGGAAAGACTACATTTTTAAATTTACTTTTGGGAAAATATGAGTATACGGGAACAATTTCAAAGAGTGTAGAATTTGATTATTTTCCTTACGAAGTAAAAGATAAGACAAGGCAGACCATTGAAATTGTGGAGGAGATTTATCCCCAATATGAATTTTGGGAGTTATGTCGGGAATGGTCTTATTTGAAAGGAACAGATGATGTGTGGTTTCGCCCTTTTGACACGTTGAGTCATGGAGAGCAGACAAAGGTACTTTTGGTAGTATTGTTTTTAAAAGAAAATCATTTTCTGCTGATTGATGAATCCACCAATCATTTGGATATGGAGACACGTCAGGTGGTTTGCGATTACCTGAAAAGAAAAAAAGGATTTATTCTGGTGTCTCATGACCGAACATTTTTGGATGGATGCATCGACCATGTGCTTTCCATTAACAAAAATAATATTGAGGTAGTAGCCGGTAATTTTTCCAGCTGGTGGGAAAATAAACAGCGACAGGATGCATTTGAACTGGCAGAAAACGAAAAACTGAAAAAAGATATCAGACGTCTTACAGCAGCGGCACGTCAGGCGGAAAACTGGGCAGATAATGTAGAATCCACCAAGATTGGAAAGAAGTCTTTTAAGTATGAAAAATGTATTGATACCAGAGCCTATGTAGGAGAAAAGTCCAGAAGAATGCAGAGCCGCCGTAAGAATCTGGAGCGACGTAGGGAAGCAGAGATTGAAGAAAAGTCGAAGCTATTGAAAAATATCGAATCTCAGGAAGAGATTCGCTTGGTGCAGGCAAAGCATCACAAGGAATTATTGGTAGAAGCAAAGGATTTGACATTACGTTATGGCGAAAAAGAGGTCTGCAGTGGAATATCCTTTGAACTGCATCAGGGAGACTGCCTGGTATTAGAAGGGCATAATGGGTGTGGAAAATCATCTGTAATTCGTGCTATCCTTAAGGTAACGGAAACCGCACAGGAAAAACAAACGTCAGAGAGTTTGGAAAGACTGCAAATGGATGGAAAATTAGAATTGGCAAGTGGGTTAAAGATTTCTTACGTTTCTCAGGATACTTCGTATTTACAGGGAAAATTGCAGGATTATATTATTCAGGAAAAAATAGACGAGACATTGTTTAAACAGTTTTTGCGAAAAATGGATTTTGCAAGAAGTCATTTTGAAAAGCGGATGGAGGAATTTTCCGAAGGGCAGAAGAAGAAGGTACTTCTGGCAAGAAGTCTTTGCGACCAGGCACATGTGTATATCTGGGACGAGCCGCTTAATTTTATTGATATTTTTTCCAGAATGCAGTTAGAAGAACTGATTTTGAAATATCGCCCAACGATGATTCTGGTAGAACATGATAGGACATTTGTGGAACGGGTAGGAACAAAGATAATAAAAATGTAA
- the hflX gene encoding GTPase HflX produces the protein MKEPFKIEEVEEKVILVGVSLSDGDDAEDSLLELAELVKTAGAEVVGTAIQSRDSIHPGTYVGKGKLQEIRQMIIEFGATGIVCDDELSPAQIRNMEDELDTKVMDRTLIILDIFAARASTSEGKIQVELAQLKYRLSRLTGLGISLSRLGGGIGTRGPGEKKLEMDRRLIKNRIAQLNRELEEVRKHREVTRGQRSRNQTKVAAIVGYTNAGKSTLLNTMTNAQVLEEDKLFATLDPTTRNLKLDSGQEILLTDTVGFIRKLPHHLVEAFRSTLEEAKYADMIIHVVDASNPQKEKQMHIVYETLDMLGVKDKKIVTLFNKLDKVEENEILHDFKADKTLKISAKSGEGLTQFKEVLEEILREDKKLLEGIFPYNQGGQLTVIRKYGELLEEEYRENGIYVKAFVPIEIYSNLENSMNYSENIHSTENS, from the coding sequence ATGAAAGAACCATTTAAAATAGAAGAGGTAGAGGAAAAAGTTATATTGGTAGGAGTCAGCCTGAGTGATGGTGATGATGCGGAGGATTCCTTATTGGAACTTGCAGAGTTAGTAAAAACGGCAGGAGCAGAGGTGGTAGGAACCGCCATCCAAAGCAGAGATTCCATCCATCCGGGAACTTATGTGGGGAAAGGAAAACTTCAGGAAATTCGGCAGATGATAATAGAATTCGGAGCTACCGGAATCGTATGTGATGATGAATTATCCCCGGCACAGATAAGAAATATGGAAGATGAATTAGACACCAAGGTTATGGACCGTACCTTGATTATTTTGGATATTTTTGCAGCCCGTGCATCCACTAGTGAGGGTAAAATTCAGGTAGAATTGGCACAATTAAAATATCGACTCAGCAGATTGACGGGATTGGGAATTTCCCTGTCCCGACTGGGTGGCGGAATTGGAACAAGAGGACCGGGAGAAAAGAAGCTGGAGATGGACCGACGTTTGATAAAGAACCGGATTGCACAGTTGAATCGGGAACTGGAAGAAGTACGAAAGCACAGAGAGGTTACGAGAGGGCAGCGTAGCCGCAATCAGACAAAGGTAGCTGCTATTGTAGGATATACCAATGCAGGGAAGTCTACGCTTTTAAATACCATGACAAATGCTCAGGTGTTAGAAGAGGATAAGTTGTTTGCAACTTTGGATCCTACTACAAGAAATTTAAAGCTGGATAGTGGTCAGGAAATATTACTGACAGATACCGTTGGATTTATACGAAAGCTGCCACACCATTTGGTAGAAGCCTTTCGAAGTACCTTGGAGGAAGCAAAGTATGCAGACATGATTATTCATGTGGTAGATGCATCGAATCCGCAAAAGGAAAAACAGATGCATATTGTATACGAGACCCTGGATATGCTGGGAGTAAAGGACAAGAAGATTGTTACATTGTTCAATAAGTTGGATAAGGTAGAGGAGAATGAGATTCTTCATGATTTTAAAGCAGATAAGACACTGAAGATTTCTGCAAAAAGTGGAGAAGGACTTACACAGTTTAAAGAGGTTTTGGAGGAGATTCTTCGAGAGGATAAAAAGCTTCTGGAAGGAATTTTCCCTTATAATCAGGGAGGTCAGCTTACAGTTATTCGAAAATATGGGGAACTTTTGGAAGAAGAGTATCGAGAGAATGGAATTTATGTGAAAGCTTTTGTTCCGATAGAAATTTATTCGAATTTAGAGAATAGTATGAATTATTCGGAAAATATTCACAGTACAGAAAATAGTTAA
- a CDS encoding N-acetylmuramoyl-L-alanine amidase produces the protein MEPTIMIDSGHGGMDNGAVYMGRKEKDDNLRIGLAVGERLEKAGYHVLYTRNTDVYDTPLQKAQKANNAGADYFFSFHRNSGEIPNTYSGAQALVYADNTRAYQIGENIMEQLIQLGFKDLGVEERPGLVVLRRTNMPAVLLELGFINNDEDNRIFDEQFDQMADAIVRGIEQSIPLAPVKKQYGVQVGLFRYQSNAEYLKEELENIGYTVVVRREEPYYAVVVGRETTLEDATNLQNQLRQQGYDTLVVSM, from the coding sequence ATGGAACCTACAATTATGATAGATAGTGGACATGGTGGAATGGATAATGGGGCTGTTTATATGGGAAGAAAGGAAAAGGATGATAATCTAAGGATTGGGCTTGCTGTAGGGGAACGATTGGAAAAGGCAGGATATCATGTGCTGTATACGAGAAATACAGATGTATATGATACTCCATTGCAAAAGGCCCAGAAAGCCAATAATGCAGGGGCAGATTATTTTTTCTCTTTTCATCGAAATTCCGGCGAGATTCCTAATACTTATAGTGGAGCACAAGCTTTGGTATATGCAGATAATACCAGAGCATATCAAATAGGGGAGAATATTATGGAACAGCTGATTCAGTTGGGATTTAAGGATTTAGGAGTGGAGGAACGACCGGGGTTGGTGGTACTTCGTAGGACTAATATGCCGGCAGTACTTTTGGAACTTGGTTTTATTAATAATGATGAGGATAATCGGATTTTTGACGAGCAGTTTGACCAAATGGCAGATGCGATTGTGCGGGGAATTGAACAATCTATACCGTTAGCACCTGTAAAAAAACAGTATGGGGTTCAAGTCGGATTATTCCGGTATCAGTCCAATGCAGAGTATCTCAAAGAAGAACTGGAGAATATTGGATATACTGTAGTTGTGCGGCGAGAAGAACCTTATTACGCAGTTGTTGTTGGGCGAGAAACGACCCTGGAGGATGCCACAAATCTTCAAAATCAATTGCGGCAGCAGGGATATGACACATTAGTGGTAAGTATGTAG
- a CDS encoding beta-ketoacyl-ACP synthase III, whose translation MRLKIIGTGRYLPEKTATNDDMAKLVETSDEWISTRTGIKQRHLVSSPEENTTYMATEAAKRALKNSGLKPEDIDVILVATVSSDYITPSTACMVQRELGAFNAVSFDINAACAGFLYGLNTVDAYFRSGIYKTAIIIGVETLSKIVDWSDRSTCVLFGDGAGAVVAKADETGMLACLQGSDGTHADVLECKARSNNNPYVSTSKDFDYVFMNGQEVFKFAVRKVPECLNQLLEKANLTVNDVDYFLLHQANYRILTSIAKKLNLPMDKFPSNVDQCGNTSAASIPILMDELNQQGVLKEGDLLFLSGFGAGLTWGAALLKW comes from the coding sequence ATGAGATTGAAAATTATTGGTACAGGAAGATATCTTCCAGAAAAAACAGCAACAAATGATGATATGGCAAAACTGGTAGAAACCAGCGATGAATGGATTTCTACACGTACAGGAATAAAACAACGCCATCTGGTGTCCTCTCCGGAGGAAAATACTACCTATATGGCTACTGAAGCCGCGAAACGGGCACTGAAGAATTCCGGCTTAAAACCAGAAGATATTGACGTGATTCTGGTTGCTACTGTTTCCAGCGATTACATTACCCCAAGTACCGCTTGCATGGTACAAAGAGAACTTGGCGCATTCAATGCCGTCTCTTTCGATATCAATGCCGCCTGCGCCGGATTTCTTTATGGTTTAAACACCGTAGATGCCTACTTCCGCAGTGGCATTTATAAAACTGCTATTATCATCGGCGTTGAGACCCTTTCTAAGATTGTCGACTGGTCTGACCGTTCTACTTGTGTACTTTTCGGTGACGGTGCCGGTGCAGTGGTCGCAAAGGCAGACGAAACCGGTATGCTGGCATGCCTTCAAGGTTCTGACGGAACCCATGCAGACGTACTGGAATGCAAAGCCAGAAGTAACAATAATCCATATGTTTCTACTTCCAAAGACTTTGATTATGTTTTTATGAATGGTCAAGAAGTTTTCAAATTTGCCGTAAGAAAAGTACCGGAGTGCTTGAATCAACTTCTTGAAAAAGCAAACTTAACCGTAAATGATGTAGATTATTTTCTTCTTCATCAGGCAAATTACCGTATTCTTACCTCTATTGCCAAAAAACTGAATCTTCCTATGGACAAATTTCCATCCAATGTAGATCAGTGCGGCAATACCTCTGCTGCCAGCATTCCAATTCTTATGGATGAACTGAATCAGCAAGGTGTTTTAAAGGAAGGCGATCTCCTCTTCCTATCCGGATTTGGTGCCGGCCTTACCTGGGGTGCTGCCTTACTAAAATGGTAA
- a CDS encoding DUF134 domain-containing protein produces the protein MPRPNKPRRVCRLPACTHFYSQEQVSHTHQGLLISVEEYETIRLLDYMGMTQQEAAAQMGTGRTTIQALYTQARRKLARFLVEGTPLTIEGGSYQLCSRQRCSYPQNCQTGKTASRKDTHTMKIAVTYEDGQVFQHFGHTQQFKVYNVEDGKIISSEIVDTNGQGHGALAGFLFGGGVDVLICGGIGGGARNALAEAGIQLYPGATGDADAQVESFLKGQLVYDPNTMCSHHSHEEGHSCGDHECGSHSCH, from the coding sequence ATGCCAAGACCAAATAAACCCAGACGTGTCTGCCGCCTTCCGGCATGCACCCATTTTTATTCACAGGAACAAGTTTCACACACACACCAAGGATTGCTCATAAGTGTAGAAGAATATGAAACAATCCGCCTGTTGGATTATATGGGAATGACGCAACAGGAAGCAGCAGCACAAATGGGTACAGGAAGAACCACAATTCAGGCTCTCTATACTCAGGCAAGACGTAAACTGGCACGTTTTTTGGTAGAAGGCACACCTCTCACCATTGAGGGTGGCTCTTATCAACTCTGTTCCCGACAACGCTGCTCCTATCCGCAAAATTGTCAAACCGGAAAAACTGCATCCAGAAAGGACACACATACTATGAAAATTGCAGTTACATATGAAGATGGACAAGTATTCCAACACTTTGGGCATACGCAACAATTTAAGGTTTATAATGTAGAAGATGGTAAAATTATCTCTTCTGAAATTGTAGATACCAACGGACAAGGACATGGTGCCTTAGCAGGATTTCTGTTCGGTGGCGGTGTAGATGTCTTAATCTGCGGCGGCATTGGTGGCGGTGCCAGAAACGCATTGGCAGAAGCAGGTATTCAGTTATATCCGGGAGCTACCGGAGATGCTGATGCTCAGGTTGAATCCTTTTTAAAAGGACAATTAGTCTATGATCCAAATACCATGTGTAGTCACCATTCTCATGAAGAAGGCCATAGTTGTGGCGACCATGAATGTGGTTCTCACAGCTGTCACTAA
- a CDS encoding ABC transporter ATP-binding protein codes for MIKVNGLCKKFDDCCALNNANMHVPKGAIYGLVGPNGAGKSTLIRHITGVYRPDAGTVEIAGEPVFENPGVKSRMAYIPDELFYFLQADTLEMKRFYAGIYPSFNEKLFEKLRDFFPNIDVKRHIRKLSKGMQKQVAFWLALCTSPDLLVLDEPVDGLDPVMRRQMWSLILSEVSSRETTVLISSHNLRELEDVCDHVGIMNQGKVMLERSLCELQGNVSKIQLAFEQGMPVLPEKFEVMHMSNTGRVYTLIVKGNPEQARAELEKFNPLFMDVLPLTLEEIFIYEMGGADYAVKDILF; via the coding sequence ATGATAAAAGTAAATGGGTTATGTAAAAAATTTGATGATTGTTGCGCATTGAATAATGCAAACATGCATGTTCCAAAAGGCGCGATATATGGTTTGGTAGGACCGAACGGAGCAGGAAAATCTACATTGATACGTCATATCACCGGAGTTTATAGACCGGATGCAGGGACAGTAGAGATTGCAGGAGAACCTGTATTTGAAAATCCCGGAGTGAAGAGCAGGATGGCCTATATACCGGACGAATTGTTTTACTTTTTACAGGCTGACACCTTAGAAATGAAGCGATTTTATGCAGGGATATATCCGAGTTTTAACGAAAAGTTATTTGAAAAATTGCGGGATTTTTTTCCGAACATTGATGTAAAACGGCATATACGGAAATTGTCAAAAGGAATGCAAAAGCAGGTGGCGTTTTGGTTAGCGTTATGTACAAGTCCGGATTTGTTGGTATTAGATGAGCCGGTAGACGGATTAGATCCGGTGATGCGCCGACAGATGTGGAGTCTGATTTTATCAGAGGTATCTTCAAGAGAAACCACGGTACTTATTTCTTCACATAATCTTAGGGAATTGGAAGATGTATGTGACCATGTAGGAATTATGAATCAGGGTAAGGTTATGCTGGAACGTTCTCTTTGTGAGTTGCAAGGAAATGTGTCGAAGATTCAGTTGGCATTTGAACAGGGAATGCCTGTATTGCCGGAGAAGTTTGAAGTGATGCACATGAGTAATACGGGAAGAGTGTATACCTTGATTGTAAAAGGAAATCCGGAACAGGCGAGAGCAGAATTGGAAAAATTCAATCCGCTATTTATGGATGTACTTCCATTGACATTGGAGGAAATTTTTATATATGAAATGGGAGGTGCTGATTATGCGGTCAAAGATATCCTTTTTTAA
- a CDS encoding Hpt domain-containing protein, producing MENTKQEFVLGDLDVQNGIIYCGGKDRYINILQVCCDTAEDNERQIEASFEKENWKEYIIAVHGLKSSMKSIGAKELSDCAKSLEMAGREGDIKYIQENHRNMMQEYRRVMKMIQESPFVEKPERKTCSVTGEDGPLLEEQLFIQRIENFETAVYSLDSNEMLEILKELQKYQYAGVMLAKPLSVIVRKVEQQDYMSALDYMTKLKIELDRRKNE from the coding sequence TTGGAAAATACGAAACAAGAATTTGTCCTTGGAGATTTAGATGTGCAAAATGGAATAATATACTGCGGTGGAAAAGACAGGTATATAAATATTTTGCAGGTATGTTGTGATACAGCAGAGGATAACGAAAGACAGATAGAAGCGTCGTTTGAAAAAGAAAATTGGAAAGAATATATCATTGCTGTTCATGGACTCAAAAGTTCTATGAAAAGTATTGGTGCAAAAGAACTTTCCGATTGCGCAAAGAGTCTGGAAATGGCAGGAAGAGAAGGGGATATCAAGTATATTCAGGAGAATCATAGAAATATGATGCAGGAATATAGAAGAGTCATGAAAATGATACAGGAAAGTCCCTTTGTTGAAAAGCCGGAGAGAAAGACATGTTCGGTGACAGGCGAAGATGGTCCGCTGTTGGAAGAACAGCTGTTTATTCAGAGGATAGAGAACTTTGAAACTGCTGTATACAGTCTGGATAGTAATGAAATGCTTGAAATCCTGAAGGAGTTACAGAAATATCAATATGCGGGAGTTATGTTAGCAAAGCCGTTGTCTGTCATTGTTCGTAAAGTGGAACAACAAGATTATATGTCTGCATTGGATTATATGACCAAGCTTAAAATAGAATTGGACAGAAGAAAAAATGAGTAA